One Glutamicibacter mishrai genomic window carries:
- a CDS encoding helix-turn-helix transcriptional regulator, whose translation MNSVSELGAELQRARKQNGLTQEQLAELAGISERTLRSIERGAGNPSIEAVLSVADVLGLRIVVAK comes from the coding sequence ATGAATTCTGTGTCGGAGCTCGGCGCCGAATTGCAGCGCGCTAGAAAGCAGAATGGTCTAACCCAGGAACAACTTGCCGAGTTGGCTGGCATCTCTGAACGTACGTTGCGTTCAATAGAACGCGGTGCGGGCAACCCTTCCATAGAAGCAGTGCTTTCCGTGGCCGACGTACTCGGCCTGAGAATCGTAGTGGCCAAATGA
- a CDS encoding type II toxin-antitoxin system HipA family toxin, with product MTPSLQELKLVAQADVYCNDSLAGYLTRQDDGSIAFTYDVHYLHDGGSAIATSLPAARYVYVGPGGALPSFFSGLLPEGHRLTVLKDATKTSLSDELTLLMAVGSDTPGNVRVIPAGSKLEQTPVVAEFSTTEDLDFSALSRTLDRHSIPGVQDKISATMLTTPVEFKNSAYLLKLDPRDHPHLVLNEALHLKAARALKLPVAKNQLVMDSKANPGLLVERFDRMAVEPEAQPERLPLEDAMQVLNLPPASKYAVSTEQVIQVLAQHCQAPVLARRNLYIQFVFAWLTGNGDLHGKNVSILANEQGQFGVAPIYDIPCTLVYGDDTMALTVAGKTKNLKRKHWAELAGELGLADRAAQSANQLALKAALTADLDELPFEGSPLRGAQRELRFRRMELE from the coding sequence ATGACTCCGTCACTCCAAGAACTCAAGCTGGTCGCCCAGGCTGATGTCTATTGCAATGACAGCTTGGCTGGGTACCTAACCCGACAAGACGACGGAAGCATTGCCTTCACTTACGACGTTCACTATCTTCACGATGGCGGCTCCGCAATAGCCACATCCCTGCCGGCGGCCCGCTACGTGTACGTCGGGCCCGGTGGCGCATTGCCTTCTTTCTTCTCAGGACTATTACCCGAGGGACATCGACTCACCGTTCTCAAAGATGCAACGAAGACCAGCCTCTCTGACGAGCTGACCCTCTTGATGGCCGTCGGGTCTGATACCCCCGGCAATGTCCGGGTCATTCCGGCCGGATCGAAGTTAGAGCAAACTCCTGTGGTCGCTGAATTCAGCACTACGGAGGATCTCGACTTCTCGGCGCTCTCTAGGACTTTGGATCGCCACTCGATTCCAGGTGTTCAAGACAAGATCAGCGCAACCATGTTGACCACACCAGTCGAATTCAAGAACAGCGCTTATCTGCTTAAGCTCGATCCTCGAGACCATCCACATCTGGTGCTAAACGAGGCACTGCACCTCAAAGCAGCAAGGGCACTGAAACTCCCGGTGGCAAAGAATCAGCTAGTAATGGATTCGAAGGCGAACCCCGGGCTACTTGTAGAGCGCTTTGACCGCATGGCAGTCGAGCCCGAGGCGCAACCGGAACGATTGCCGTTGGAAGACGCCATGCAGGTACTCAACCTTCCGCCGGCAAGCAAATATGCAGTTAGCACGGAACAGGTTATCCAGGTTCTAGCCCAACACTGCCAGGCGCCGGTACTGGCTAGACGCAATCTCTACATCCAATTCGTCTTCGCCTGGCTTACCGGCAACGGGGACTTGCATGGAAAGAATGTTTCGATCCTCGCAAACGAGCAAGGACAATTCGGCGTCGCGCCGATATACGACATACCCTGCACCTTGGTCTACGGTGATGACACCATGGCTCTAACTGTCGCGGGTAAAACTAAGAACCTGAAAAGGAAGCACTGGGCCGAACTTGCCGGTGAGCTGGGATTGGCGGACCGTGCAGCACAGTCGGCAAACCAACTCGCTTTGAAGGCTGCACTCACTGCAGACCTCGACGAGCTGCCCTTTGAGGGGTCGCCACTACGCGGTGCCCAACGGGAACTGAGGTTCCGACGGATGGAGCTGGAGTAG
- a CDS encoding MepB family protein, whose translation MTYTALDRYCLVTGQAHGEVIPEAQQSDYQAGIAEIDGQLWRIRTARTTPTKSGGFVAIWHRDETGSTAPYVSDAELHGALVFIEQSERFGVFRFTQQHLEQLGVYASATAPGKRGFRVYPSWVTGLHGQAKKSQDAQRPAFSVLVD comes from the coding sequence ATGACCTACACCGCGTTAGACCGCTACTGCCTCGTCACTGGGCAGGCACACGGCGAAGTTATTCCCGAAGCGCAACAGAGCGATTACCAAGCCGGCATCGCTGAAATCGACGGTCAACTCTGGCGAATAAGAACCGCAAGGACCACGCCAACGAAGTCTGGCGGCTTCGTAGCCATATGGCATCGCGATGAAACTGGATCCACCGCACCGTACGTTTCCGATGCAGAACTGCACGGCGCATTGGTCTTCATTGAGCAATCCGAGCGCTTCGGAGTCTTCCGCTTCACGCAGCAGCACCTCGAGCAGCTGGGCGTCTACGCATCAGCGACTGCCCCAGGGAAACGCGGCTTTCGCGTCTACCCTTCATGGGTCACTGGGCTCCATGGGCAAGCGAAGAAGAGCCAAGATGCCCAGCGGCCCGCATTCTCCGTGCTCGTAGACTGA